A region from the Arachis ipaensis cultivar K30076 chromosome B01, Araip1.1, whole genome shotgun sequence genome encodes:
- the LOC107644267 gene encoding isoleucine N-monooxygenase 2-like produces the protein MFMLFCVIPLFIKLLKHNDSTKKSKKPKLPPGPKPWPIVGNLPEMLANKPIFRWIQNIMNDLDTEIACIRLGNIHVIPVTSPSIAREILTKQDAIFASRPLNWSSEYASLGYLTTAITPFGEQWKKMKRVITNELVSPLRLEWLHDKRAEEADNLVRYVYNQCKNGNALVDIRFAGKHYGGNLIRRLFFNKRYFGNGREDGGPGAEEVEHVEALLSVLNYLFAFSISDYVPLLREFDLDGQKEAMKKAINTLRKYHDPIIEERIHQWKNGIRTHQEDWLDVLVSLKDANNNPFLTVDEIKSQLMEVMMATIDNPYNNVEWVLSEMLNQPKLLQIAIEELDSVIGKERLVQESDIPKLNYVKACLREGFRLHPIVDFNIPHVSMKDTIVANYFIPKGSHVLIRRQGIGQNPRVWNEPLKFKPERHLKKDGSNLTLIEPNLELITFSTGRRSCPGITLGSTMTIMLFARLVHGFTWIAPSNEPIIDLSELESDTTKAKPLVLLGKPRLPMEVYQEIIQK, from the exons ATGTTTATGCTATTTTGCGTTATACCTCTCTTCATCAAACTCCTCAAACACAATGATTCAACCAAGAAATCAAAGAAGCCTAAGCTCCCACCAGGTCCCAAACCATGGCCTATCGTTGGTAACCTCCCTGAAATGCTTGCTAACAAACCCATATTCAGATGGATACAAAACATCATGAACGATCTTGACACCGAAATCGCATGCATCCGTCTAGGTAACATTCATGTTATCCCAGTAACCAGTCCTTCTATTGCACGTGAGATTTTAACGAAGCAGGATGCGATTTTCGCATCGCGGCCATTGAATTGGTCCAGTGAGTATGCCTCGCTGGGCTACCTAACAACGGCCATAACACCGTTCGGAGAGcaatggaagaagatgaagagagTAATCACCAATGAATTGGTGTCTCCGCTACGACTTGAATGGTTACATGACAAAAGGGCGGAAGAAGCCGACAACCTTGTTCGGTATGTGTACAATCAATGCAAGAATGGCAATGCCCTAGTTGATATAAGGTTTGCAGGGAAACACTATGGTGGAAACTTGATTAGGAGGTTGTTCTTCAATAAGAGGTACTTTGGTAATGGTAGAGAAGATGGAGGACCAGGTGCTGAGGAAGTGGAACATGTTGAAGCATTGTTGAGTGTGTTAAATTACCTTTTTGCATTTTCTATTTCTGATTATGTTCCATTGTTGAGGGAGTTTGATTTGGATGGTCAAAAGGAAGCAATGAAGAAGGCTATTAATACCCTAAGGAAGTACCATGATCCCATCATTGAAGAAAGGATTCATCAATGGAAGAATGGGATAAGGACACATCAAGAGGATTGGCTTGATGTCCTTGTCTCCTTGAAAGATGCTAACAACAATCCATTCTTGACTGTGGACGAAATCAAAAGTCAACTTATG GAGGTTATGATGGCAACAATTGATAATCCATACAATAATGTTGAGTGGGTACTTTCTGAAATGCTAAATCAACCTAAGCTACTCCAAATTGCCATTGAAGAATTGGACAGTGTAATAGGAAAAGAAAGGTTAGTACAAGAATCAGATATTCCAAAACTCAACTATGTGAAGGCATGTTTAAGAGAAGGTTTTCGCCTTCACCCAATTGTTGACTTTAATATTCCTCATGTCTCAATGAAAGACACAATTGTTGCCAATTACTTCATCCCAAAGGGTAGTCATGTTCTTATTAGGAGACAAGGTATTGGCCAAAATCCAAGAGTTTGGAATGAACCTTTGAAGTTCAAACCCGAAAGACATTTGAAGAAAGATGGGTCTAATTTGACTTTGATTGAGCCGAATTTGGAGTTGATAACATTCAGCACTGGAAGACGAAGTTGCCCTGGAATTACACTTGGGTCTACAATGACTATTATGCTCTTTGCAAGGTTGGTTCATGGATTCACTTGGATTGCACCTTCCAATGAACCAATCATTGATCTTTCTGAACTTGAAAGTGACACTACAAAAGCTAAGCCACTGGTGCTACTAGGAAAGCCAAGGTTACCCATGGAGGTTTATCAAGAAATTATTCAAAAATAA